From the Theobroma cacao cultivar B97-61/B2 chromosome 2, Criollo_cocoa_genome_V2, whole genome shotgun sequence genome, one window contains:
- the LOC18609096 gene encoding protein DETOXIFICATION 12, translated as MEESLIAKEKQVRPESNSSSTCTWVVFIEEVKRLGYLAGPMVAVTISQYLLQVISTMMVGHLGELALSSSAIAISLSGVTGFSLLLGMACALETLCGQAYGAQQYRKVGTHTYTAIFCLILVCIPLSILWIYMGRLLVFIGQDPLISHEAGKFILWLIPALFAYATFQPLVRYFQTQSLITPMLICSCASLLIHIPLCWALVFKSELGNLGGAVAISISNWLNVIFLALYMWYSPTCAKTRVPITMELFQGIREFFGFAIPSAVMVCLEWWSFELLILLSGILPNPELETSVLSVCLNTIATLYAIPYGLGAAASTRVSNELGAGNPQAARVAVYAGMVLAVLETLVVSGTLFASRHVFGYVYSNEKEVVDYVTTMAPLVCVSVILDSLQGVLSGIARGCGWQHIGAYINLGAFYLCGIPVAATLAFWLKLRGMGLWIGIQSGAFTQTILLAIVTSCINWENQASKARERLVQGSS; from the exons ATGGAAGAGAGTTTGATagcaaaagagaaacaagTGCGACCAGAAAGTAATTCATCCTCAACATGTACGTGGGTTGTTTTCATTGAAGAAGTTAAAAGGCTGGGTTACCTTGCAGGCCCTATGGTGGCTGTCACCATATCGCAGTACCTCTTACAGGTTATCTCAACTATGATGGTGGGTCATCTGGGTGAGCTTGCTCTTTCAAGCTCTGCCATAGCCATATCTCTCTCTGGCGTTACCGGCTTCAGTCTTCTT CTAGGAATGGCTTGTGCACTGGAAACACTGTGTGGACAAGCTTATGGAGCTCAACAATACCGAAAAGTGGGAACCCATACATACACTGCTATCTTTTGTTTGATCTTAGTATGCATCCCTCTGTCGATACTATGGATCTACATGGGAAGGCTACTTGTTTTCATTGGCCAAGATCCCTTAATTTCGCATGAAGCGGGTAAATTCATTCTATGGCTCATCCCAGCACTATTTGCCTATGCAACTTTTCAACCACTAGTTCGTTACTTTCAGACACAAAGTTTGATCACTCCCATGCTCATCTGCTCTTGTGCCAGTCTTTTAATTCATATACCTCTCTGTTGGGCTTTGGTATTCAAGTCTGAACTAGGAAATTTAGGAGGAGCAGTAGCAATTAGTATCTCAAACtggttaaatgtgattttCCTTGCACTATACATGTGGTACTCTCCAACCTGTGCAAAAACTCGTGTCCCAATTACAATGGAATTATTCCAAGGAATTAGAGAGTTTTTTGGCTTTGCTATCCCTTCTGCAGTTATGGTTTG CCTTGAATGGTGGTCGTTTGAGCTACTTATCTTGCTCTCTGGGATTTTACCAAATCCAGAGCTGGAAACATCTGTCCTGTCTGTGTG TCTCAACACCATCGCAACACTTTATGCCATACCATATGGACTTGGTGCGGCGGCAAG TACTAGAGTTTCAAATGAACTAGGGGCAGGGAATCCCCAAGCAGCGCGTGTAGCTGTGTATGCTGGGATGGTTCTTGCAGTTTTAGAAACCCTTGTAGTCAGTGGAACCCTGTTTGCCAGCCGACATGTTTTCGGATATGTTTACAGCAATGAGAAGGAAGTCGTGGATTATGTCACAACCATGGCTCCTTTGGTTTGTGTGTCTGTTATTCTTGACAGCTTACAGGGGGTCCTTTCAG GTATTGCAAGGGGATGTGGATGGCAGCACATAGGAGCTTATATCAACCTGGGAGCATTTTATCTTTGTGGAATTCCTGTAGCTGCGACCCTTGCTTTCTGGCTGAAGTTGAGAGGGATGGGCCTGTGGATTGGTATACAGTCCGGTGCTTTTACCCAAACAATTTTGCTTGCAATTGTAACAAGTTGCATAAATTGGGAAAATCAG GCAAGTAAAGCAAGGGAAAGGCTAGTTCAAGGAAGCTCTTAA